The Nitrospirota bacterium DNA segment TAGAGATCGATTCCGTGCTTGAGATAAATGGCGCGAGTGACTCCGGCGCAGTCGTAGGCGATGCGGCGGCCATTCACGTCGATGGTGCGGGCGCCGATGAGCTGCGTTGCGGTGCGGACGATGGCCGTTTGCCGGGGCGTCGCGTCCACCGTTCGGCAGCAGTCCTGACCGTCCTGCGCAATTCCTTGCGTGCGATCTCTGGCGACGCCGGCACAGCCGACGAGCGTCACAATCGCGAGAGTCGTGAGGATGAAGAGGAATCGCATAGGTCTCACCGTACGTTGACGAACCGGCCTTGCGCCATTGTTCTGAGCTGGTCGATATCCTCGCGTCGAGTGACGGAGAGTGGCACAGTATGGGTCAGTTCTTCAATCAACAGGTCGGTGGTTAACGGTGTTTTTTGATGGAGGGCGCGGTAGAGAGCCGCGACCACAGCCTGTTCGATTTCCGAGCCGCTGAAGCCATCGCTGGCGCTGACGATTTTCCCCACATCGAATTTCGTGCGATCCTGCTTGCGAAGGCCGAGGTGGATATTCCAGATAGCCTCTCGTTCGCCGTCGTCCGGCAGGTCCACGAAGAAGATCTCATCGAACCGGCCCTTGCGAAGGAGTTCGGGGGGAAGCAATGAAAGATTGTTGGCGGTGGCGACGACGAAGACTTCCTGTTTCTTTTCCTGAAGCCAGGTGAGGAATGCGCCGAACAGCCGGCGGCTCAAGCCTGCATCGGCATCGCCGCTTCCGCCCCCTGAGGCCATCGCCTTTTCGATTTCATCGAGCCAGAGGACGATAGGGGACAGCGACTCAGCCATCTCGATCGCCTTGCGGAAGTTCTTTTCCGACTCACCGACGAATTTATCGAACAACCGGCCCGCGTCCAGCTTCAGGAGCGGAAGTTGCCATTCCCGCGCAATGGCTTTGGCCGCCAGCGATTTGCCGCAGCCCGGCACGCCCACCAGCATGATGCCGCGCGGGGGTGTGAGGTTGAGCGCTTTCGCTTCTGCGGTAAAACCGACTTTCGCGCGTTCCAGCCAGGATTTCAGATTGGCGAACCCGCCCAGTTCGAACCGGTTGTCTTCGAGCGGATAGTATTCAAGCAGGCCGCCGTCTTTAATCGCCTGCACCTTCCGTTTCAGAATCTTTTGCACGTCGCCGGCGGAGAGGGTGCCGTCTTCGATCACGCATTGCGTGATGACCTGCCGCGCCTGATGGAGCGTCAGTCCCTGTAACGCGCGGAGGATGGCGTCACGCTCGTCGGCCGATGGCCCCTGGTCCGCCTGCTTGGATTCACTGATGGCGCTGAGCATGCTTTGCACGACGGTGGTTGACCGGGGGCGACGGGGCGAGGTTCTGGAGTTGAGCGATTGCAGGACGCTCTGGAGCATGGCGAGTAATTCCTGTCGGTCCGGCAGTTGCAAGTCGAGACGGACGGCGATCTTTTCAATATCGAGCGGCAGAGCAATGGGATGGCCCGTCAGCACGCAGGTGGCACGCGACCGGCCGAAGTGATGACTGACTTCCCGTAACTGCCGCGCCACAGCGGCATCCTGTAAGTGCGGAACCAGGTCCTTGAGCCAGAAGACTCCTTCCACGGTCAGTCCATTGAGGTGCTGCAGCAGGGCCAGCGGGGTGGCGGTCATCTTGCTCAGACCGGGACCGTCGTCGGTGCGGGTGAGCCCTCTGGTGACGGACCACT contains these protein-coding regions:
- a CDS encoding AAA family ATPase, encoding MALSTSVHDLRTLIRSSHPLIVIETVEEERVLTLLQSVAAQERMPLFEWSVTRGLTRTDDGPGLSKMTATPLALLQHLNGLTVEGVFWLKDLVPHLQDAAVARQLREVSHHFGRSRATCVLTGHPIALPLDIEKIAVRLDLQLPDRQELLAMLQSVLQSLNSRTSPRRPRSTTVVQSMLSAISESKQADQGPSADERDAILRALQGLTLHQARQVITQCVIEDGTLSAGDVQKILKRKVQAIKDGGLLEYYPLEDNRFELGGFANLKSWLERAKVGFTAEAKALNLTPPRGIMLVGVPGCGKSLAAKAIAREWQLPLLKLDAGRLFDKFVGESEKNFRKAIEMAESLSPIVLWLDEIEKAMASGGGSGDADAGLSRRLFGAFLTWLQEKKQEVFVVATANNLSLLPPELLRKGRFDEIFFVDLPDDGEREAIWNIHLGLRKQDRTKFDVGKIVSASDGFSGSEIEQAVVAALYRALHQKTPLTTDLLIEELTHTVPLSVTRREDIDQLRTMAQGRFVNVR